The Maylandia zebra isolate NMK-2024a linkage group LG4, Mzebra_GT3a, whole genome shotgun sequence genome includes a window with the following:
- the cldnk gene encoding claudin k codes for MATTGMQLLGLILSIVGWVGGLVVCAIPLWRVTAFIGNNIVTAQIIWEGLWMNCIVQSTGEIQCKVYDSLLALPSDMQAARGLTVLSILLCGLALALGVLGVKCTKCIGVNSLKARIARISGSLFAIAGFLYLVPVCWTAHSIIRDFYDPHVAAPHKRELGPALYIGWGASALLLIGGSLLYAGSSPPGIPGSPTFSSGESSPRRAPATQVKGYV; via the coding sequence ATGGCTACCACGGGCATGCAGTTGCTGGGTCTGATCCTTTCCATCGTGGGCTGGGTGGGTGGGTTAGTAGTTTGTGCCATCCCCCTGTGGCGGGTCACCGCCTTCATCGGTAACAACATAGTGACAGCTCAGATCATTTGGGAAGGCCTTTGGATGAATTGCATAGTGCAGAGCACAGGTGAGATCCAGTGTAAGGTGTACGATAGCTTGCTGGCTCTGCCCAGCGACATGCAGGCCGCCCGCGGCCTCACTGTGTTGTCCATCCTGCTCTGTGGCCTGGCTCTGGCTCTGGGGGTCCTAGGAGTCAAGTGCACTAAATGCATCGGCGTAAACAGCCTTAAAGCCCGCATTGCTCGCATTTCTGGCTCCCTTTTTGCCATCGCGGGGTTTCTTTACCTTGTGCCCGTCTGCTGGACTGCCCACTCCATCATCAGGGATTTCTATGATCCACATGTGGCAGCTCCACACAAGCGTGAGCTCGGCCCTGCCCTTTACATCGGCTGGGGGGCATCAGCCTTGCTTCTAATTGGGGGGTCACTGCTCTATGCGGGGTCAAGTCCTCCCGGAATCCCAGGCTCTCCCACTTTCAGCAGTGGAGAGAGCAGTCCACGCAGGGCACCTGCCACACAAGTCAAAGGTTATGTCTAA